One window from the genome of Carnobacteriaceae bacterium zg-84 encodes:
- the udk gene encoding uridine kinase — translation MNKKPIVIGVTGGSGSGKTSVSRKILESFPGLSILLLEQDSYYKNQDHLTFEERLKTNYDHPNAFDGDLLVQDLQKLINFESISKPVYDYVNHTRSSEVILQAPKDVIILEGLFVLEDERLRHLMDIKIYVDTDDDLRIIRRIKRDIEERGRSLDSIIQQYLEVVKPMHHQFIEPTKRLADVIIPEGVSNQVALDLIMTKIASILEG, via the coding sequence ATGAATAAAAAGCCTATTGTCATTGGTGTAACAGGTGGATCTGGTAGTGGAAAAACATCTGTGAGCCGTAAGATTTTAGAATCATTTCCCGGATTGTCGATTTTATTATTAGAACAAGATTCTTATTATAAAAATCAAGATCACTTAACATTTGAAGAAAGATTAAAAACAAATTACGATCATCCAAATGCTTTTGACGGAGATTTATTAGTTCAAGATTTACAAAAACTAATCAATTTTGAATCTATTTCAAAACCAGTATACGATTACGTGAACCATACAAGAAGTTCGGAAGTGATTTTACAAGCACCGAAAGACGTCATTATTTTAGAAGGGCTATTTGTTTTAGAAGACGAGCGTTTACGTCATTTAATGGATATTAAAATATATGTAGACACAGATGATGATTTGCGTATTATTCGTCGTATTAAGAGAGATATTGAAGAAAGAGGACGTTCATTAGACTCTATTATTCAACAGTATTTAGAAGTTGTTAAACCAATGCATCATCAATTTATCGAACCAACAAAACGACTAGCAGATGTGATTATTCCAGAAGGTGTTTCTAACCAAGTTGCACTTGATTTAATTATGACAAAGATTGCTAGTATTTTAGAAGGCTAG
- the mltG gene encoding endolytic transglycosylase MltG, which produces MSYNKSDLERQTRTRKQRYDRENRISRKIVFIIVTIVLCVLTIGAITAYGAIQYNLQPYDTNNKEKIEVNVSVGSSMKDLAKTLEEMKIIRNATVFNFYLKTKDVGTLKAGNYALSPSMTLDDIIGVLKSGGTSDHAVLATVLVREGDQISQIAETIGKSTPITKDEFLEAIKDDTFVNELVQKYPKLLTSMSKMTDLKYKLEGYLFPATYDYVKDDTAKSMIEKMVKKMDSVMQHYYQAMIDSSKDVHQVLTIASLAEKEGVKTDDRKKIVSVFDNRLQQDMPLQSDISVLYALGEHKELVTFKDLEVDSPYNLYKYKGYGPGPFNSPSEDAISATLNPDKTEYFYFVADVKTGIVYFAKTLQEHEALVEKYVNNK; this is translated from the coding sequence ATGTCTTATAATAAAAGTGATTTAGAAAGACAAACACGAACGAGAAAGCAAAGATACGATCGTGAAAACCGTATTTCGAGAAAAATTGTCTTTATTATTGTAACGATTGTTTTATGTGTGCTAACGATAGGGGCTATTACAGCATACGGGGCTATTCAGTACAATTTACAACCGTATGATACAAATAATAAAGAAAAAATTGAAGTAAATGTATCTGTTGGTTCTTCTATGAAAGATTTAGCTAAAACATTAGAAGAAATGAAAATTATTCGCAATGCAACAGTGTTTAATTTTTATTTAAAAACAAAAGATGTGGGGACTTTAAAAGCAGGAAATTATGCTTTATCTCCATCTATGACGCTTGACGATATTATCGGTGTATTGAAAAGTGGAGGAACATCTGACCATGCTGTTTTAGCAACGGTACTTGTACGTGAGGGAGATCAAATTTCACAAATTGCTGAAACGATTGGCAAATCTACACCTATTACAAAAGATGAGTTTTTAGAAGCCATTAAAGACGATACTTTTGTAAATGAATTAGTCCAAAAATATCCAAAATTATTGACAAGTATGTCTAAAATGACAGATTTAAAATATAAATTAGAAGGATACTTATTCCCTGCAACGTATGATTATGTTAAAGATGATACAGCAAAATCAATGATTGAAAAAATGGTCAAAAAAATGGATAGTGTGATGCAACATTATTATCAAGCGATGATTGATAGTAGTAAAGATGTGCATCAAGTCTTAACGATTGCCTCTCTAGCAGAAAAAGAGGGTGTTAAAACAGATGACCGTAAAAAAATTGTAAGTGTCTTTGATAATCGTTTACAACAAGATATGCCATTACAATCAGATATTAGTGTGTTGTATGCTTTAGGAGAGCATAAAGAATTGGTTACATTTAAAGATTTAGAAGTAGATTCACCATATAACCTATATAAATATAAAGGATATGGACCAGGACCATTTAACTCGCCAAGTGAAGATGCGATTTCTGCAACACTAAATCCAGATAAAACAGAGTATTTTTATTTTGTAGCGGATGTAAAAACAGGTATTGTGTATTTTGCGAAAACATTACAAGAACACGAAGCTTTAGTTGAAAAATATGTGAATAATAAATAA
- a CDS encoding cysteine desulfurase produces the protein MKNMIYLDNAATTIPLPDVISAMTDTMMNVYGNPSSTYQVGRQAKKKLDESRTSLAMSIGATSDELIFTSGGTESNNFALHSLAYRDVTKKHIITSVIEHPSVLNTVEELEKKGFDVTYLPVDKSGVISIQDVKNAIRPDTSFISVMYVNNEVGTVQPIEQIAELLKDKDILLHTDAVQAYGILPIDVKKLGADMLSVSSHKVHGPRGTGFVFVKKGVRVQPLLHGGGQEQGVRSGTENVASIAGFAKAISQLHLTDKQKHIVQLQETLLSELSKTEIDYEVNGSMEETRKVPTIVNVWFKGIPASKLLIQLDLSGIMVSAGSACSAGSLKPSRILLSMFQDEKRASESLRISFSEMNTLEEIKTLVETLKKYAV, from the coding sequence GTGAAAAATATGATTTATTTAGACAATGCAGCAACAACAATACCACTACCAGACGTTATTAGTGCTATGACAGATACCATGATGAATGTTTATGGAAATCCGTCTAGTACATATCAAGTGGGTAGACAAGCAAAAAAAAAATTAGATGAATCTAGAACGAGTTTGGCGATGTCCATTGGTGCAACATCTGATGAACTCATTTTTACAAGTGGTGGAACAGAATCAAATAATTTTGCTTTGCATAGTTTGGCGTATCGTGATGTGACAAAAAAACATATTATTACAAGCGTAATTGAGCATCCGTCGGTTTTAAATACAGTGGAAGAATTAGAAAAAAAAGGATTTGATGTGACGTATTTGCCAGTCGATAAATCGGGCGTTATTTCTATTCAAGATGTCAAAAATGCGATTCGACCAGATACAAGTTTTATTAGTGTCATGTACGTAAATAATGAAGTTGGGACAGTGCAGCCTATCGAACAAATTGCTGAATTATTAAAAGATAAAGATATTTTATTGCATACAGATGCTGTTCAAGCTTATGGTATTTTACCCATAGATGTTAAAAAATTAGGCGCAGATATGCTCAGTGTATCGTCCCATAAAGTACATGGGCCACGAGGTACTGGATTTGTATTTGTGAAAAAAGGTGTTCGTGTACAACCGTTGCTACATGGTGGTGGACAAGAGCAGGGCGTTCGGTCTGGTACAGAAAATGTCGCAAGTATCGCTGGATTTGCTAAAGCTATATCACAACTGCATTTGACAGACAAACAAAAGCACATAGTACAACTTCAAGAAACGTTATTAAGTGAATTATCCAAAACAGAGATTGATTATGAAGTAAACGGTTCTATGGAAGAAACAAGAAAAGTCCCAACCATTGTGAATGTGTGGTTTAAAGGTATTCCTGCAAGTAAATTGTTGATTCAGCTTGATTTATCGGGTATTATGGTATCTGCAGGCTCAGCTTGCTCTGCAGGAAGTTTAAAACCAAGTAGAATTTTATTGAGCATGTTTCAAGATGAAAAAAGAGCAAGTGAATCTTTACGTATTTCTTTTTCAGAAATGAATACTTTAGAAGAAATAAAAACTTTAGTTGAAACATTGAAGAAATATGCAGTATAA